The segment ATCACCCGGCGCAGTTCGAGCAATTTCTATTACGCTTTTCAGCTACTGGGCCCCGCGCGGCGCAACGCGCTTTACGCGGTTTATGCCTTCTGCCGGTTCGTCGACGACATCGCCGACGACTGCGGCCGCGGCGATCCGGTCAGGTTGCTCGGGCGCTGGCGTGCCGAGCTCGACGCGGTCTACGACGGGCGCCCCACCCATCCGATAGGGACGGCGCTTGCCGACGCCCGGCAGCGCTTCCCCCTGGAGAAGCAGCACTTCGCCGACGTGATCCGCGGCGTCGAGATGGACCTGTCGCGCACCCGTTACGAAACTTTCGACGCGTTGCACGGGTACTGTTACCTGGTCGCCTCCACCGTCGGCCTGCTCTGCATCGAGATTTTCGGTTACCGCAATTCCAGCGCGCGCGACTACGCGCTCGATCTCGGCATTGCGTTTCAGATGACGAATATCCTGCGCGACGTCCACGAGGACGCCGGCCGCGGCCGCATCTATCTGCCGCTCGAGGATCTCGCGCGCTTCGGCTGTACCGAGGACGACCTGCTGGCCGGACGCTACTCGTCGCGCGTCGCTGCGCTGATGGCGTTCGAGTGCGGTCGGGCGCGCGCCTACTACTTGCGTGCCCGCGGTGCGCTTGCCGCCGCCGACCGCGGCAGCCTCGCGCCCGCCGAGGCGATGCGGTTCATTTACGAACGTCTGCTGCACCGCATCGAAGCGCGTCACTACGACGTGTTCGGACCCAAGGTGACGCTGCCGCGCTACGAGAAGCTCACACTGGCGATGGCCGCCTGGGGCCGCTCGCACCTGCCCGTGCTGGGGTCCTGAGAGCCCATGGCGCAGCACGTCGTTGTCATCGGCGGAGGCTTCGCCGGCTTGACCGCCGCGGTCGATCTCGCCGAACGCGGTTACGCGGTGACGGTGGTCGAAGGCCGCGGGCGGCTCGGTGGCCGGGCCTTTTCTTTCACCGATCGGCAGACCGGTGCCGTCGTCGACAACGGCCAGCACGCGATGATGGGGTGCTACACGCATACGTTTGCCTTCCTCGATCGGATTGGCGCGAGCAACAAGCTGGTGCGCCAGGACAACCTGCGCGTCGAAATGCGACACGCGGACCTCGGGGCCGGAGCCATTGCGTGCAGCACGCTACCGGGCCCCTTGCACATGCTGAGCGCCATTTTCGGCTACCGGCTGCTCACGCGTCGGGAACGGCTGCGCGCCGCGCTGGGCGGAGCACGCCTGATGCGGATGCGTCAGGCCCGCGACCCGCGCCTGACGACGTGGACCGTTGCCGATCTGCTCACCGCACTGGGCCAGTCGCCGAATGCTCGTGCCAGCTTCTGGTACCCGCTCGCGATCGCAACCCTCAACGAAGCTCCCGATCGGGCCGTCGCCGCACCGCTGGCCGAGGTTCTCGCCCGCGCCTTCTTCGGCAGCCGGCGCGATTCGCAGTTCGTACTCGCGCGCGTGGGGCTGAGCGATCTGTACACCGAAGACGCCCGCCTCTTCATCGAAACGCGCGGCGGCACGATCGTCCTGAACGCCGCCGTCGACAGCCTCGCGCCCGCATCCGACGGGAAGCTCGCCGTGCTGGTGCGCGACGGGCGCCGACTGGACGCCGATGCCGTGGTGAGCGCGGTGCCGCCGCGCGTGCTCGCCGGGCTGCTCCCTGCCGTCCTACGCGATCACCCGATGTACCGCGGCCTCGATCGATTCGGCAGTTCGCCGATCGTCTCCACACATCTCTGGTTCGACCGCCCCGTGCTCGACGCCGACTTCGTCGGCCTGGTCGGCACCACCACCCAGTGGTTGTTCAATCGCACGGCGCTGACCGGCGAGGGCAATCACGGGGGCCAGTACCTCAGCGCCGTCATCAGTGCCGGCCACGATCTGGTGGACCGCGACCCCGACGAAATCGCGCGGATCGTCGTCGACGACACCCGCCGCGTCCTGCCGGCAGCAAGGGCTGCCCAGGTCGTACGCACCGTGGTGGTGAAGGAAAAGCACGCGACGATCTCCGCCACTCCGGCCGTGGAAAGACTGCGGCCCGAAACCCCGACACCGCTCGACCGGTTTTTTCTCGCCGGCGACTGGACACGCACCGGGTTACCGCCCGTCATCGAAGGGGCGGTGGCCAGCGGCTACGGCGCCGCGGCGGCCGTGGCGGCCCGACTGAGGAAGCCATGACGGCCGGGCGGGTTGCCATCTTCGCGGCCCTGCGCTGGGAATGCCGGCCAGTGCTGCGCCACTTGCGACAGGTGCATCGCGACCGACTCGGACCCTTCCCGACCTGGACCGGCCGGGCCGGGCCGGGCGAGGCCGTCGTCGTGCAGACCGGTATTGGCGCGGAACGTGCCGGCGCCGCCGCGGATGCCATCCGCGCGGCCGGGGCCTTCTCGCTCTATCTGTCCACCGGTTGCGCCGGCGCGCTCGCTCCGGATCTCGGCCCGGGGGATCTCGCCGTCGCCACCGCCGTGGTCAGTGCCGGCGATGACGGGCGCATCGCCACCGACGATGCGGCGACGGCCCGCGCCCGGCGCGTCGCCGCGCGCCTGGACGTCCGCACCTGCTGCGGCCCGATACTCAGCAGCCCGCGCGTACTGCATTCGGCGCATGCCAAGCGCGACGCGGGCCGGCGCACCGGGGCGGTCGCAGTGGAAATGGAAGGCGCGGCAATCGGCGCGTACGCCGGCCGCGCCGAGGTGCCGTTTGCGTCGGTGCGCGCCATCCTCGATACGGCCGATACCGAACTGGACGAGGCCGGCAACTTCCTCGACCCGGCCAGCGGCCGGCTCCGGCCGCTCGGTTTGGCGCGCCACGTCGTCCGTCACCCCGCTACCGTCAGGCAGCTCCTGGCTCTGCGCCGCATGCTGCACGCCGCCGAGCGGAGTCTCGACCGCTTCTTCGCGGCCTTTTTCTGGGAACAGTGAGCGCCGCGATCGCCTCTGGGAGGAACGCCATGCGATTTCCCCTGCACATCACCACCGACATGATGAAGTGGCAACTGCGCAACTGGTGGAGCGGTAACCGCCGCTACCCTTATGTGCTCATGCTCGAGCCACTGCACACCTGCAACCTCGCCTGTCTCGGCTGCTCGCCCGAACGCTACAGCGGCGACCTGAAGGATCGCCTGCCGCTGGAAGAGTGCCTCGCCGCGGTCGACGAGTGCGGTGCGCCGGTGGTCTCGATCTGCGGCGGCGAGCCGACGATTTACCCGGAACTCCCGGAGCTGATCGAAGGCATCGTCGCCCGCAAACGGCACATCTACCTCTGCACCAACGGCCTGCTCCTCGATCGCTTCTACAAGAAGGGACGCCCGCACAAGCGGCTCTCGATCAACATCCACCTCGACGGCATGCGCGAAACGCACGACTTCGTCACCGACCGCAAGGGGACCTTCGACAAGGCGGTGGCAATGCTTCGGGAAGGCAAACGACTCGGCTACAACGTGTGCACCAACACGACGGTCTATCGCGAGACCGACATGAACGAGATCGAGGAAATGTGCGCTTTCCTGACCGGTCTCGGCGTCGACGGCATGCTGCTGTCTCCCGGCTATCACTACGAAAAAATCGAGGAGGACCACTTCCTGTTCAAGCGCGAGATTCACGAGAAGTTCAAACGCGTGCTGTCGCTCTCCAAACGCTTCCGCCTGTATTCGACACCTCTCTTTCTGCAGTTCGCCGCCGGGCAGCGCGAGTACCCTTGCACCCCCTGGGGCAACCCCACGCGCACTCCGAAGGGCTGGAAGGGTCCGTGCTACCTCGTCGAGGGGGTCTACTACGCGGACTGGAAGGCATTCTGGGACGGCGTCAACTGGGACTACTGGGAAAGCCGCCGCGACCCGCGCTGCCATAACTGTCTGATGCACTCCGGGTTCGAAGCCTCGGTCGTGCGTACCCTCGGCAGCGACCTGCGCGACGTGTGGACCATGGCGAAGTGGCAGTTCGCTCCGGGCAAGCCCTCTCCGGCTGGCGATGGTGCGGCCGGCGGAGACAGCGATTCGGCGCCGCTACGCCCCGAGCGTGCCCCGGTTCGGCGCAGTGCGTGAGTGCCTTGCCGATCGGGCAGGTCCGCGCCCGCCGTTTCTTCGCTTGACGCCCGCGGCCGGGGCGGGTAAAGCCACGGCCAACAAGGCGTTTCGCCAAGGGGATGGCAGCCTCCACGGGTGACGAACCCGTTGTCACCAGACATGGCTCCCGGACGGACGGCCGCAGGAACAATTACCGGAACTGAACCGTAAAAGGGCTGGTGAGTTGATGATACCGACGATGCGCTCCCGACTGACCATGGCGCTGGCACTTGCGCTCTTGTGCACCGCGCTCCCCGCTCAGGCAGAGGTCAAGACCTTCGTCGGGGTTAACGTGGCCGATTGGCTCGACGGCAGCAACTGGTCGCCGCCGGGCATTCCCACCGTCGCCGACCAGGTCAAGATTCCCTCGGGTACCGCCGCCCTCTCCGGCACGACTCAGGTCGGCACGGTCGAGGTATCCGGCGCCGGAACACTGAGCATGAACGGTGGTTCGCTTACCGCCTCGACCGTGTCCGTCGCCAGCGGCGGCAAGTTGGACGGATACGGCACCGTTGTAGCCTTCGTCTTCAACAGCGGCACGGTGATACCGCAAATCATGCCCCAGTTGACGATCCAGGGGATCTTCATACAGCAGCTCACGGGCACACTGGTGACCTCGATCAGCGGTCCAGCCCCGTTGCTGGCTAGCACGCTGAACGTAACCGGAGGTGCCAACCTCGCGGGCACACTCAGTATCAATCGCATCGGCGGCTTCATACCAGCATTGGGCGAGACCTTTCAGGTGATGAACTTCGCGTCCCGCTTCGGTTCGTTCTCTACCGTCGTCGGTGCCGACGTCGGTGGCGGGGTGGTGCTGGACGTCGATGACGGTCCGCAGAAGATCGATCTCGTCGCTGTGGTCGGCGTTCCAACCCCGACCCCGACCGCGACCGGTTCTCCCGGACCTTCCGAGACCCCGAGCGTTACGCCGACGCCGAGTGAAGAGCCCACCCCGACGGCAACCGATACCGCCGGGCCGCCCTCCGCCACCCCGACCGAAACGACAACGCCGGTACCGACCGAACCTCCCACCCCGACCGCAACCGATACCCCCGTACCCACTCCGACCCCGACCGGCGATATCCCAACCGCCACCCCGACCACACCTGCCGCGGACACTCCGACCGCGACGCCCACCGGCTCGGTGACCGAGACCCCAACCGGAGCCTCGACCCCGTCGCCGACACCGGAGACCACGGTCACCCCGACGGGAACGACCACGCCGGAGGAAACCCCGACCGTTACCCCAACGGGCTCGATCACGGCCCCACCGACAGATACTCCGACGGGAACGACCACGCCGGAAGCTACGCCGACCGGGACCGCCACTGCTGACGTTACCCCAACCGAAACCGCCACTGCTGACGTTACGCCGACCGAAACCGCCACTGCTGACGTTACGCCGACCGAGACTACCACTCCGGACGTTACGCCAACGGAAACCGCGACGTCGAGCGTCGCACCAACCGAAACGCCGACTTCCGACAGTACGCCTACGGAAACGCCGACGGCGGAGGGCACGCCCACCGAAACGGCCACGGCCGAAGTCACGGCGACGCCGACCGACAGCGCAACGCCGGAGCCGACGCCGACCACTACGGCCCCCACCGACACCCCGACGGCCGAGCCGACGTCGACCCCGACGACAGTGTCCACCGAAACGCCGACGCTGGCTCCCACCTCGACGTCAACGCCCACGTCAACCGCGGAGCCGACGAGCACGAACACCGTGACGCCAAGCGCGACGAGTCCGCCGACGTCGACACCCACGCGCAGTCAGACGCCCAGCGAAACCCCCACGCAGGTCGCAACGGCGACGGCGACCCCCTCGGCAGAAGCAACGGCCACACCGACGATTGTGGCCGCAACTCCCACCCCAACCCGATTCCCGATCACCGCCACGCCCACGCCCACGGCCACATCGGTGATCACGCCGCCGCCCAAGGAAAGCGGCTGCGCTCTTGCGCCCGGTGTGCAGTCCGACGACGGCACCCGTGCATCGTCGTGGCTGCTCGTCCCGGTCGCCCTCGGGTTGTTGCTCCGCGCCCGCGCGCGGCGGGGAAGTCGCTGGAGATCGCGTACTCGGGCCTGGTGACGGTAACGCTCGGGCCTGGTGACGGTAACGACGGACTCGCGGAGCACGCAGCGGGGGGCGCGGCGTGGGGGCGATGCGCCGGCCTCGCCGATTGCGAAACCGTGTGCCGCGCTCCGTGCCCTGCTGTCAGGGCCAAGTAACCCCGCGCGCGGGGCGCCGGAATCGCTTGTGCAGTTCCCGCTCCAATAGTAAGCCTCGATTGGTAGGGCTTACGACGTGCGTGAACTGCTAGTCCTATTCGTCGACGACGATCCGGACGACGTCGAGCTGGAGCGTGCCAGCCTGCGGCATGACTTCGAGATCTCGGAAACGGTGGTCGACTCGCCGGAGACGT is part of the Candidatus Binatia bacterium genome and harbors:
- the hpnE gene encoding hydroxysqualene dehydroxylase HpnE, whose protein sequence is MAQHVVVIGGGFAGLTAAVDLAERGYAVTVVEGRGRLGGRAFSFTDRQTGAVVDNGQHAMMGCYTHTFAFLDRIGASNKLVRQDNLRVEMRHADLGAGAIACSTLPGPLHMLSAIFGYRLLTRRERLRAALGGARLMRMRQARDPRLTTWTVADLLTALGQSPNARASFWYPLAIATLNEAPDRAVAAPLAEVLARAFFGSRRDSQFVLARVGLSDLYTEDARLFIETRGGTIVLNAAVDSLAPASDGKLAVLVRDGRRLDADAVVSAVPPRVLAGLLPAVLRDHPMYRGLDRFGSSPIVSTHLWFDRPVLDADFVGLVGTTTQWLFNRTALTGEGNHGGQYLSAVISAGHDLVDRDPDEIARIVVDDTRRVLPAARAAQVVRTVVVKEKHATISATPAVERLRPETPTPLDRFFLAGDWTRTGLPPVIEGAVASGYGAAAAVAARLRKP
- the hpnH gene encoding adenosyl-hopene transferase HpnH → MRFPLHITTDMMKWQLRNWWSGNRRYPYVLMLEPLHTCNLACLGCSPERYSGDLKDRLPLEECLAAVDECGAPVVSICGGEPTIYPELPELIEGIVARKRHIYLCTNGLLLDRFYKKGRPHKRLSINIHLDGMRETHDFVTDRKGTFDKAVAMLREGKRLGYNVCTNTTVYRETDMNEIEEMCAFLTGLGVDGMLLSPGYHYEKIEEDHFLFKREIHEKFKRVLSLSKRFRLYSTPLFLQFAAGQREYPCTPWGNPTRTPKGWKGPCYLVEGVYYADWKAFWDGVNWDYWESRRDPRCHNCLMHSGFEASVVRTLGSDLRDVWTMAKWQFAPGKPSPAGDGAAGGDSDSAPLRPERAPVRRSA